Proteins encoded within one genomic window of Corvus moneduloides isolate bCorMon1 chromosome 20, bCorMon1.pri, whole genome shotgun sequence:
- the HIC1 gene encoding hypermethylated in cancer 1 protein: MRVHRDLSWLAEATGRPGRRARSGMLDAMEVPSHSRQLLLQLNTQRTKGFLCDVIIVVQNALFRAHKNILAASSAYLKSLVVHDNLLNLDHEMVSPGIFRLILDFIYTGRLAECEPGSEQSLGAVLAAASYLQIPGLVALCKKKLKRSGKYCHLRGGYAPYKLGRGLRAATPVIQACYSGTPRPVDLPPVEPATPLNTQCGELYASAAQGAPLHPHGLCPPERHCSPPCGLDLSKKSPTGPSAQLLPTDRLLPSEPREPSLPPRHDSPPVSAGLLASHAAAYKDSPPGGEPGGHPHAPDPFRSTPPCTEPPLPRADGRELMYRWMKHEPLGPYLDEGEAEKELDREEKAESPPAAPQPRYPSVESNDLEPDNSTSEETGSSEGPSPGDALDRYCNHLGYEPESLGDNLYVCIPCGKGFPSSEQLNAHVEAHNEEELYHKAAAEQAVPFLDKGGPGLGDILRPYRCSSCDKSYKDPATLRQHEKTHWLTRPYPCTICGKKFTQRGTMTRHMRSHLGLKPFACDACGMRFTRQYRLTEHMRIHSGEKPYECQVCGGKFAQQRNLISHMKMHAAGPDGKAKLDFPDSVYAMARLTADQLGLKQEKAAELLSHTSHFLSDPKAMESLYPLAKFTAEHLGLSQDKAAEVLAQAPHLHAEAARTIERYSPP; the protein is encoded by the exons ATGAGAGTTCACCGAGACCTCAGCTGGTTGGCGGAGGCCACCGGACGCCCAG GGCGGCGGGCGAGGAGCGGGATGCTGGACGCCATGGAGGTGCCGAGCCACTCgcggcagctgctgctgcagctgaacacGCAGCGCACCAAGGGCTTCCTGTGCGACGTGATCATCGTGGTGCAGAACGCGCTTTTCCGTGCGCACAAGAACATCCTGGCCGCCAGCAGCGCCTACCTCAAGTCGCTGGTGGTCCACGACAACCTGCTCAACCTGGACCATGAGATGGTGAGCCCCGGCATCTTCCGCCTCATCCTTGACTTCATCTACACCGGCCGCCTGGCCGAGTGCGAGCCGGGCAGCGAGCAGAGCCTGGGCGCCGTGCTGGCCGCCGCCAGCTACCTCCAGATCCCCGGCTTGGTGGCCCTTTGCAAGAAGAAGTTGAAGCGCAGCGGCAAGTACTGCCACCTGCGTGGGGGCTACGCGCCCTACAAGCTGGGCCGTGGGCTGCGGGCCGCCACGCCGGTCATCCAGGCTTGCTACTCGGGGACACCACGGCCCGTGGACCTGCCACCCGTGGAGCCGGCGACGCCGCTCAACACGCAGTGCGGGGAGCTGTACGCCTCGGCCGCCCAGGGTGCCCCGCTGCACCCCCACGGGCTGTGCCCGCCCGAGCGCCACTGCTCGCCGCCCTGCGGCCTCGACCTCTCCAAGAAGAGCCCCACCggcccctctgcccagctcctgcccaccgACCGCCTGCTGCCCAGCGAGCCCCGCGAGCCCTCGCTGCCCCCACGGCATGACAGCCCCCCCGTCAGCGCCGGCCTCCTGGCCAGCCACGCCGCTGCCTACAAGGACTCCCCGCCGGGCGGTGAGCCGGGAGGGCACCCCCACGCCCCTGACCCCTTCCGCAGCACGCCACCCTGCACCGAGCCCCCGCTGCCCCGTGCTGATGGGCGTGAGCTGATGTACCGCTGGATGAAGCACGAGCCCCTGGGCCCCTACCTGGACGAGGGCGAGGCAGAGAAGGAGCTGGATAGGGAGGAGAAGGCCGAATCGCCGCCTGCGGCACCGCAGCCCCGCTACCCCAGCGTGGAGAGCAATGACCTGGAACCTGATAACAGTACGAGCGAGGAGACGGGCAGCAGCGAGGGCCCTTCGCCTGGTGACGCGCTGGACCGCTACTGCAACCACCTGGGCTACGAGCCGGAGAGCCTGGGTGACAACCTGTACgtctgcatcccctgtggcaAGGGCTTCCCCAGCTCCGAGCAGCTCAACGCCCACGTGGAGGCCCACAACGAAGAGGAGCTCTATCACAAGGCGGCGGCCGAGCAGGCCGTGCCCTTCCTGGACAAAGGTggcccagggctgggtgacATCTTGCGGCCTTACCGCTGCTCCTCCTGCGACAAGTCCTACAAGGACCCGGCCACGCTGCGGCAGCACGAGAAGACGCACTGGCTGACGCGCCCCTACCCCTGCACCATCTGCGGCAAGAAGTTCACCCAGCGCGGCACCATGACCCGCCACATGCGCAGCCACCTCGGCCTGAAGCCCTTTGCCTGCGACGCCTGCGGGATGCGCTTCACCCGCCAGTACCGCCTGACCGAGCACATGCGGATCCACTCGGGCGAGAAGCCCTACGAGTGCCAGGTGTGCGGCGGGAAGTTCGCCCAGCAGCGCAACCTCATCAGCCACATGAAGATGCACGCGGCCGGCCCCGACGGCAAAGCCAAGCTGGACTTCCCCGACAGCGTCTATGCCATGGCCCGTCTCACCGCCGACCAGCTGGGGCTCAAGCAGGAGAAGGCGGCCGAGCTGCTCTCCCACACCTCGCACTTCCTCAGCGACCCCAAGGCCATGGAGAGCCTCTACCCCCTGGCCAAGTTCACGGCGGAGCACCTGGGGCTGAGTCAGGACAAGGCGGCCGAGGTGCTGGCGCAGGCTCCGCACCTCCACGCCGAGGCTGCCCGGACCATAGAGCGATACTCGCCCCCCTAG